The proteins below are encoded in one region of Nitrospira sp.:
- a CDS encoding pyruvate oxidase translates to MTLADQLVARLEQWGVRVVFSLPGDGINGLYEALRKRAETIRLVQVRHEEAAALAACAYAKFTQRLGVCVATSGPGGVHLLNGLYDAKFDGQPVLAITGHTFHDLIGTRYQQDLDLDKLFMDVAAYSVRITSPSHVLSVVDQAIKTAIARRTVTHVTIPKDVQSWDADERSPMNVPSHSGRVYADPQPLPPLPLLEQAAEIVRAGSKIAILAGSGCLNARDEIQALARRLHAPIVKALLGKAVVPDDDPYTTGGVGLLGTAPSQEVLRECDTLIIAGSSFPYLEFYPKPGQARAIQIDLDASRIGLRYPVSVGLVGKCRDVLRAWLPLLEPKTDTTFLYRAQSQMRDWNQLMQTRSGRKDHPLKPQVVIEKVNRFLRDDAIVCCDTGTVTTWVARHLRMRGDMAFSASGTLATMGNGLPYALGAAIGHPGRQVVCICGDGGFTMMMGELATLVKYQLPVKVIIIKNNLLGMIKWEQLGMEGNPEYGVALQPIDFASFASACGAAGYSVDAPSRLDNVLRKAFNEPGPALVEALVDPAEPPLPGTVSMQQAWTFAKAMAKGQHDRLTLMETLVENKVREVI, encoded by the coding sequence ATGACGCTTGCCGATCAACTCGTTGCCAGGTTGGAACAATGGGGCGTTCGTGTCGTTTTCAGCTTGCCTGGGGACGGTATTAACGGACTCTACGAGGCGCTTCGTAAGCGGGCCGAGACGATTCGCCTCGTGCAGGTCCGTCACGAAGAGGCCGCTGCATTGGCGGCCTGTGCGTACGCCAAATTCACGCAGCGCCTCGGGGTGTGCGTGGCCACGTCGGGTCCCGGAGGTGTCCATCTGCTCAATGGCCTGTATGACGCCAAGTTCGACGGCCAACCCGTGCTCGCAATCACGGGCCATACGTTTCACGATCTCATCGGCACCAGGTATCAACAGGATCTGGATTTGGACAAGCTGTTCATGGACGTGGCCGCGTACAGCGTCCGGATTACCAGCCCGTCTCACGTCCTCAGCGTCGTGGATCAGGCCATCAAAACGGCCATTGCCCGGCGGACGGTCACCCACGTGACGATCCCGAAGGACGTGCAGAGCTGGGACGCGGACGAACGGTCTCCCATGAACGTTCCGTCTCACAGCGGCAGGGTCTACGCCGATCCCCAACCGCTGCCGCCCCTGCCTCTGCTGGAACAAGCCGCGGAAATCGTTCGGGCCGGTTCAAAAATCGCGATTCTGGCTGGCAGCGGCTGTCTCAACGCCAGAGACGAAATTCAGGCATTAGCACGTAGGCTGCACGCGCCGATCGTGAAAGCCCTGCTCGGCAAGGCCGTCGTCCCGGACGACGACCCCTATACCACCGGTGGAGTGGGACTATTGGGCACGGCTCCGTCTCAGGAGGTCTTGCGGGAATGCGATACGCTCATCATCGCCGGTAGCAGCTTTCCCTATCTCGAGTTCTACCCCAAACCCGGGCAGGCGCGCGCCATCCAGATCGACTTGGACGCCTCGCGAATCGGACTGCGTTACCCGGTCAGCGTGGGACTGGTGGGCAAATGCCGCGACGTCCTGCGCGCCTGGTTGCCCCTGCTCGAACCCAAAACGGACACCACCTTCCTCTATCGTGCGCAATCCCAAATGCGCGACTGGAACCAGCTCATGCAGACCCGATCGGGACGTAAAGACCATCCGCTGAAGCCGCAAGTGGTGATCGAAAAGGTCAATCGATTTCTGCGAGACGACGCCATTGTGTGTTGCGATACGGGTACGGTCACCACGTGGGTGGCACGACATCTTCGGATGCGCGGCGACATGGCCTTCTCCGCGTCCGGCACCTTGGCCACAATGGGCAATGGACTGCCGTACGCACTGGGAGCTGCGATTGGGCACCCTGGACGTCAGGTGGTCTGCATCTGTGGAGACGGCGGCTTTACGATGATGATGGGCGAACTCGCGACCCTCGTGAAATACCAGCTTCCCGTCAAAGTGATCATCATCAAGAATAATCTGTTGGGGATGATCAAATGGGAGCAACTCGGGATGGAGGGAAACCCGGAGTACGGCGTCGCGCTTCAACCCATCGATTTCGCATCGTTCGCATCGGCCTGTGGGGCTGCTGGATACTCGGTAGACGCCCCCTCACGTCTGGACAATGTGCTGAGGAAGGCGTTCAACGAACCGGGGCCGGCCCTCGTCGAGGCACTCGTCGATCCGGCGGAACCTCCCCTACCCGGCACGGTTTCCATGCAGCAAGCGTGGACGTTTGCCAAAGCCATGGCGAAGGGTCAACATGACCGATTGACGTTGATGGAAACGCTTGTGGAAAATAAGGTGCGAGAAGTGATTTAG